The sequence below is a genomic window from Mytilus edulis chromosome 2, xbMytEdul2.2, whole genome shotgun sequence.
aaataaatacctTTAGGTGACTCTCATTTGTGTATAAGACATCAGTATGAGCTCACTTTGAACTAAATGGGAAAATACTCTATGTTTCTTACACGAACCTCGTATGCATGCAATAACTTATATATCGAAACGTTTCCGATACAGTTTACCAGTTAATTGGCGTAAATGCTATATTAAATTTGCCACATGTGTGATTTAAACAGTAATTTGAACATAACCGTACGATCCTAAAAGAAGCAGGGTACCAGGAGACAATTAAAATCGTGTACGCGTTTATCGCTTCATGTTATCTGTACTGCACATGTATTTGTATGATAGTAGATATGTCAATTGCAGAATATAATTAATTATTGCAAGCGTATTAATACAAACCGTTTAAAAAGGTCTGCATTACCATCAGCATCCGTATATATATCAGTCATACAAAAGTTGTGTCCAGCAGGACAGACTGACGTCTTGTTACTAAAGACATCTCTAGAGAAGCAAGGGATATAGTTATCGATATCACCACACGTGTTACATTTGGCAGGTCCCGTTGTTGAGGTGGCCGTTGTTGGGTTCGTTGGTATTAACGTTGTCGTTGGTTTTGTCGTTGTTGTCACTGTTGTTGGTGTATTTGTTGTCGATGTTGTTTGTTGAATAGTTGAAGCTCGTGCTTATTTAGAACAATTCAGTTTACATTGTAAGTATAAAGCTAGGTATAAAAACAACTACCAGTATAACCATATATATATGTGCAGAACAATGAGGAGTAAGATGTCTGGTGTTTTTCTAAAATCCTGAttttatttagtataaaaaaTGATGGACTCATACTTTGGAGAAGAGGTCGTGGTGAGGTGAAGTGTGGCTACCATGTACTATTGGCTAAAATTTGTTTCTGTAATTAGTCATTCTTAATATCATAGAGACTGTGTCGCTTACCTGTATCCTCAACAATTGCCAccttattttataagaatttttaTCAAAGCGGAATAACAGTATTAAGTGTTAATTGACAGTTTCAGTCATTTGATTATGCGTAGATCTTATCCCGTTGATCATGaatctttatttaaaagtttatctATTTGAGTTATCAAGACAATAGGCAacaaaaaaaatggtcaaaactaTCATTAAAAGGCATAAGTAATAATAGAGAGTAGACTGAAGATTTCCTCCATTCTAGTTTATATGTAGATCCAGTCATTAAAAGGTAAATATAAGATGTCGACTTACGATTTCGGTCATACAACTTAATTAGTTGTAGATCACGTCGTACTGATAAGTTTTACcattagactttttttttttttttatagttctcaAAATATTAGAcaaaaaaaggtacaaaattgTTGATTCAGGACATGAACAATTATAACTCCTATACGAAATCGTCTGACAGTTTTGATGTCAGAAGAATTTAGGTATATATCATCATTCTGAACAATTTTGACCCAGTCGGATTTCCTCATCTTAAACAAGAGCCAAAGATTGCATTTTATCCTTATGTTCGAATTCAATTTCAGAAATATCGGCCATGCAGTTTggcagcattttttttttagttttcaatttgGGTCATTGGAACATTCTTAAAACTACAATGTTTAATCGCACAGTAGTTTATGAGGACATGATTTTgttaaaagttaacggacgacaaAGGACGgtgacagacgacgacgacgacattCGACGTTCGACGGATGACATGTGATGAAAAAAGGTAACATGGCCCTTAGGACTCGGTGAGCTTAAGGACaaagaaaatgtcaaaaaaatccacaaaaaacCTACACATAGAAAAATTTAAGCTAAAAATGATCATGTAGCAAATTTATAAGCATCAAGTTTAATGTCGTCTATTTAGTCGATTTCTTGCACATGTGTATTTCTTTCAGAAAATAtccttcatttttagccatttcaGACTACAGCGAATTTTTAAGATAATCATTTATACTAACTATTAGAATTTCGATAACCATATAGGTTATACTATTAACATATTGATTCATTTGTATTCaatataatgttaaaaaatacagtttttgtttcaaatcgtagcaaagtataaaaaaagtatCAGGCAGTAATTAACTGCTTCTATCATTCTTTGTAAtgtaaactttaaataaaacaatatttatgttTGCTTTTATTAACTTGAATTTCCTATGTCTAAGTTTTCTATCTCatcatttcaaaaagaaatattaaatacatttaatataATAAAGTGTACTTACTTGGTAGTTGTAAAGAAGCTAAAATTGAAACATCTTTGAATGTATTCTTAATATTTATTTCACTGTTTGTTTTTAACGAACTTTATTGAAATTTATACTTTTTGTATCAGCAATGGTTTCTAACATCTACTTCCGAGCACACTGTGAGAAACAAAAACAATTGTATATACTTAATCACCCTTTCAGTTATGAATTGTCGTAAACCATTTTAAAAGTAAACGAAATAGAACTAAAATCGAAGGAGATGTGGGTAAATAAGACATTAATCATACGAAAAAAATAACCTTAATAAGTATTAAACTAGATATAAAACAAATACGTACCGATCTATAATTCGttagaatttaaaattgagaatggaaatggggaatgtgccaaagagacaacaacccgaccacagaaaaaaacaacagcagaaggtcaccaacaggtcttcaatgtagcgagaaattcccgcacccggaggcgtccaaTTTAATTTTTCTAGTATGTGTGTAGTGGTTGAATTTTCCAAACAGCGTTTTATGTAAATGGTTGTTGAATGCCTCGGAAATAACGTAACCAGTTAATCTTTAAACTTAAAGCGTGCAAGCATAGaaatataaaacattgaaaagcatagaaatataaaacattgaaaagcATAAAACGAGGCCCTAATCAAAATGTCATCTGAGAAACTTGCATTAAGAACATTGACAAACTTGTATGTATAAGAAAAATCACAGAGAAAATGGAAGCGCTTGTCACTTTAAAAATAATACCTTAACTGATAGTACATAAGCAGCGAAATGTTATTCATCAAAATTGTTAACATAATAAGGTTTGACAAAGCAAACTTTCTACGTGAAGGGATATTTTTAATTCTTTCCAGAAAACAGCATTTAAAGATTCTATGTTGACTTTTTCTATAATCAAATAGATCAACATTACACATACCTATATACTGATCACAAAAGTTACATGTTCTGGCACATGTTGCAATGGCATACGCCTGTGTCGTAGCATGGCATAACCTGTCTTTAAATAATGCGCATCTTGTATCTTGGTCTACACACAATGGATGAAATGTAGGCACCcctgtaaaaaaatattcttattaaGATAGCTTTCGTATGTTATGTACTGCGACAATATGTTTAAGGAAGACAACTCCTTCGTTACAATAAACAAagcattacagaaaaaaaaaactgtttccttttgaaaaaaaactcgTTTGATGTTTGttattgaaagaaaatataatattttttaattaagaaaaaacCCACAAAGCTTGCCTTTTTggtgtgtttaaaaaaaaaatatttgttgttaatttctgtgtcattttggtctcttgtggagagttatctcttTTTAATCAAACCACTGATTTGGTGTCATGCAAAGAATTCCGCTCAAAAAGGTGCTTGAGACCGTTTCTAACTTGCAATGAAGGgagatatatttttgtttactctGCGTTGAAGGTCTGTGACTTTGAGATAAGGAACAGCAATACAAACGCGGTTCCTTTGCTCTTGTGTGTTTTATTATGCCTAATGCATGTATACTGAATTTGTATCAAGGATAGATATTTTCTATTATAAACATTAAAGCTTTTTGTAGGACAAAATGATTTGTTTCTAGCTCTAATATACATGCTATGGTAGTTATACTTCACGGTGTGTTGCCGTggttttgattaaaattttaagaaaacattgGCTCAGCGCAATAATATTGTGAAAAATATAGTATCATCCAAGAGAGCATTAGATTTCGAAATTTTACGGTTTTCGTCCCATTTGTTACTCATATTTACAAACCATTATTAAATGTAATTAAGAAGACAACAAATCAACAACAAACTAACCAGAGGGGGGAGGAGCTGTGGTAGTTGTGGTAGTTGATGTTGTTGTAACAGCCCGTGCATCGTTCACACACTGTCTGCTATTACAATAGCATTCCTGTCCGGCCCTCAGAAAGAATGGACAGCCAAACCTCACCTTTTATTAAGGTAGACATTTGATTATTTAATGTCAGTCATACTATTATAAATCTGAAACCTTGAACATCATGTATTATAAAATATGTACTTTGTTAGCTTATAGCTCAAATGTATACATACATAAAGACAAACCTGTCTAtgatatctataatgagtttatttcatTAATCATGAATAgttcttatatgatttttatataaGGGAATACGttggtacatgtatgtttgtTCGAGAGGACTTCCGGTAGTTGTTCttgacattgtttatttttcgatagacCACGTTGACCAAACTTCTTTTCGTAAGTTATGTAAATAAGATGGCGGCGATAATAACACAATCCACCTGGACGTCACCAAAATTTATTTCCACTCCGTGTTAATCGTTAAATTAAATAATGAACTCAAAACATTTCATTTGAATGATAAAAGGAGTTTTTGTAGcttatttttttatcagaaagCAAATTTTGCGTTgaccaacaaatatattcatcCTTCACTCTAATGTAATGatacaaatatacaatttacgtgtGATAGAGGGGAAATTGAATTCCAAATATCCAATTTTTAAGAATTGTAAAGATTAAACGCccttttaaaggaatttattggtgaataaactggaccaagtcactaacaaacatatcataaaagtctgtggacttttatttgtttgtgagtgagTACATTTGTCTATATACGGAACTATCAGTTCATGatcaccagcagaggcatcgaccaagtggtatTAATAACACAAACGATACTATTTTTTCTGCACCCAATAATCGTTAAATGAAAAACAGGCAATGTTGTCTTGTATCAATTTATgtgttggtgtttaacgccacatTCAGCTATTGTGACTCTATGATAGAGGGcagtgttttgttttattgtagaGAGAGTTGGAATACTAGTGCACGGAATGAAACACCGACCATCGATAAAAGGAAACTGGCAATCCCTATATGCTGTTGTTTTGTTCTTAATCCTTGTCAGCTGTAAAATACTATAATATTAAGTAAAAGACAAATGTTATGATGTGTATTTCATTGAGACGTTTTCTTATTATGTTATAGTAACAAAACACTGTACCTAAATGCAAGTGATTCGTACTTACATTTATACCATGTTGTTAATTAGGTTGTGGGATATTCTTGCAGTTTTAAAGACCCTtcggtggtcttcggctgttttttgctcttcggtcaggttgttgtctttttgacacattccacaaTCCCATTCTCAAGTTCATGTTGTTTATGTTTATACGTacttataaatacaaatattgacTTGAACCATTCAAACTTAAATGTTGATCAATGTTGTTTATGACCACCCAGACTTACATATGTATGCTGTCTATAAATAATCACATACTTACAATTATACCATGTCGACCAGGATCATCCATGCACTGTCCTCTGATTGCTCCACCAACATTATTTATTCTGCAAATCTGTACGTGTTTATACGATAATTAGGTATAAGTATTCAGTTcaataaaacaacaaccaaacaaaTAACCGTAAGACATTAAGGTAAGCATAGAGTATTGAAATATATCTAAACCACTACCTATTTTACTATTCATCTATACGacatttcttctttttaataaacACAACCAAAGATCTTACTCTATTTGCAAATGATCGCTCGTTTAGACGTTGAATTTTTAATGAAGATACGTGTTAATTAAGACATTTTGCATTTGGCAATAAAGACGGTCTCTTCGTTGAAGGAgtataataatgaaatatttttataccatgtatacgCCTTAAACAGAAGTTGTTGAAATCTACCTCATTGACATGTATCCGCATCTCTTTTTATTCAGAAAAATGGAAAATAGATGAAATACACATTATATCTGGTTCAAAATTTAATGCACGAAACTCTTCTTCCTTTATGTAAATGGGGTGCAAGTACTCTAAGATCGATTTTGTTAATGATCAGATTATATCAGAACGTTAAATGTATTATAATTAATACTTTCAGGCATGACGACAGTGCGTTTGGTCAGTTTTACAGCGAAAACTTTGCTATATAGCAAGAAAGCATTTCAGATCaagtaaataaatgtttaataacacataacattttttatatttacctcATTACTGTTGCAGGCGTATGTGTCACACACAAAGTCTTTATCCGGTGGTGGATTAGTATGACCATCTGAAAGTTATCAAACTTTTTCAACTTATAatcttgttttattataaattactCCAAAACTCTTAGGAAAATGCCGACCAATTTCAATATTGACTacgttttctattattttttagaAACATGTTGCTTAGCATCTATATTTATTCTTTAAATCAGTAAACAAATCGCAATCCGGCTTCCGCTAGAAgcatttcatatttataaaactcatcataaataccacgTTAACATTTTTGTACGCTTACAAACAGTTATTAAgaccaaattaagtacgaagatGAAGAGACTTTTGGAGCCAAAACGTCCTAAAAATTTACCAAGGTATTTTATTCCATTCTTGATATttcgaaaaattgaaagtttttgtatcagtttatttataataattatacTACAGTGAAACTAACAACCTTATAGCCAGTGCGTGTACCTTACATATTTCCAAGGTCATATCAAGTTATAAATGTTATATGTTCTAATGTTACATAAGGTTTGATAAAATATCACTTGCTTACCGATTAAAATAGGTCAAAAACTTACTTACCAACAGTTATGTAAAGAATGACATAGGCAAGACAGGTTTTGTATATCATTCTTAGGAATTATGTTTAGATAAGAGAATGGTATCATAGAGAAATTAAATTTCAGATGAAAGAGGTCAACCTTCCTCGTGTTTTTATCCAATATTAAGGTCAAACAAACATTTTAGAAGGTGAAAAGTGTACATTTTAGTCAACAAGCATGCATAGTTTCAATGCTTGTAACAAAACAAGTATTCTATACATGAAGATATAATCGGACTATTTTTCATGTTTTCAGATTTTTAGAATACATT
It includes:
- the LOC139511303 gene encoding uncharacterized protein isoform X2, which encodes MIYKTCLAYVILYITVDGHTNPPPDKDFVCDTYACNSNEICRINNVGGAIRGQCMDDPGRHGIIVRFGCPFFLRAGQECYCNSRQCVNDARAVTTTSTTTTTTAPPPSGVPTFHPLCVDQDTRCALFKDRLCHATTQAYAIATCARTCNFCDQYIASLQLPTRASTIQQTTSTTNTPTTVTTTTKPTTTLIPTNPTTATSTTGPAKCNTCGDIDNYIPCFSRDVFSNKTSVCPAGHNFCMTDIYTDADGNADLFKRCVTEQTCNTKWTNDSAKFDYCRKYGVVANDNAYECHFCCTGNGCNTSIKPSDSTLVVPTSITNTPTTVTTTTKPTTTSIPTNPTTATSTTGPAKCNTCGDIDNYIPCFSRDVFSNKTSVCPAGHNFCMTDIYTDADGNADLFKRCVTEQTCNTKWTDDSAKFDYCRKYGVVANDNAYECHFCCTGNGCNTSIKPSDSTLVVPHAFLIVGK